A genome region from Setaria italica strain Yugu1 chromosome III, Setaria_italica_v2.0, whole genome shotgun sequence includes the following:
- the LOC101784814 gene encoding tryptophan aminotransferase-related protein 1 gives MAARETGGMAVRCAGRIGVAASVAVNLALLVMYIRRRYFGGSRSGEENTVEPSKGKPPVTPDSVVNLDHGDPTMYKKFWKGIGHRATIVIPGWQTMSYFSDLSGFCWFVEPGFEREVRRLHRLVGNAVVEGYHLLVGTGSTQLFQAALYALSPAEDGKPMSVVSPAPYYSSYPSVTNYLNSGLYRWDGDANTFDGDTCIELVCSPNNPDGGIRKPTVKAKYGKTIHDFAYYWPQHTPITEAASHDIMLFTVSKCTGHAGTRLGWALVKDTEVAQKMIKFLELNTIGVSKDSQLRAAKILKAVCDGYELSPASEANRLFHFAQRKMAERWSRLRATVAASGIFSLPNELSGYCTFAKEIVAANPPFAWLRCHKDGVEDLEGFLRENKIMTRGGPKFGVDERVVRVSMLDTDEAFDVFINRVASLK, from the exons ATGGCGGCGAGGGAGACCGGCGGGATGGCGGTGCGGTGCGCCGGGAGGATCGGGGTTGCGGCATCCGTGGCGGTGAACCTCGCCCTGCTCGTGATGTACATCCGCCGGCGCTACTTCGGTGGGAGCCGATCCGGCGAGGAGAACACGGTGGAGCCGTCCAAAGGCAAGCCGCCGGTCACCCCCGACTCTGTCGTGAACCTCGACCA TGGCGACCCGACTATGTACAAGAAATTCTGGAAGGGGATAGGACACCGTGCGACGATAGTGATCCCTGGATGGCAGACGATGAGCTACTTCTCCGACCTCAGCGGCTTCTGCTGGTTCGTCGAGCCCGGGTTCGAACGCGAGgtgcgccgcctccaccgcctcgTCGGCAACGCCGTGGTCGAAGGGTACCACTTGCTCGTCGGGACCGGATCCACGCAGCTCTTCCAGGCAGCGCTCTATGCGCTCTCGCCTGCTGAAGATGGCAAGCCCATGAGCGTCGTCTCGCCCGCGCCTTACTACTCG TCCTACCCATCGGTGACTAACTACCTCAACTCCGGGCTCTACCGCTGGGATGGCGATGCCAATACCTTTGATGGCGACACCTGCATCGAGCTCGTCTGCTCACCGAACAACCCTGATGGCGGCATCCGAAAACCCACCGTCAAGGCCAAGTACGGGAAGACAATCCATGACTTCGCCTACTATTGGCCGCAGCACACCCCCATCACCGAGGCAGCTAGCCACGACATCATGCTGTTCACCGTTTCTAAGTGCACTGGACATGCTGGCACAAGGCTAGG GTGGGCGTTGGTGAAGGACACGGAGGTTGCCCAGAAAATGATCAAGTTCTTGGAGCTAAACACCATTGGTGTGTCCAAGGACTCGCAACTTCGTGCTGCAAAGATCCTGAAGGCTGTTTGTGATGGCTATGAGCTATCGCCCGCTAGCGAGGCAAACCGCCTCTTCCATTTTGCTCAGCGGAAAATGGCAGAACGCTGGAGCAGACTTCGTGCTACCGTGGCAGCCTCAGGCATCTTTAGCCTCCCAAATGAGCTCTCTGGGTACTGCACTTTTGCTAAGGAGATAGTGGCAGCTAATCCTC CATTTGCATGGCTCCGTTGCCACAAGGATGGTGTAGAAGACCTGGAGGGTTTTCTACGTGAAAACAAAATAATGACTCGAGGTGGACCAAAGTTTGGTGTGGATGAGAGGGTTGTGAGGGTCAGCATGCTTGACACAGATGAAGCCTTCGACGTGTTCATCAATCGTGTTGCCTCCTTAAAGTGA
- the LOC101785211 gene encoding uncharacterized protein LOC101785211: MNASQFMDKQIQGLAASGAAASSPPASGGLVDLMSPDPQEEAESHAHRPHHGEVLPSYDFQPIRPASSASASAIPVGSAPAVGAWGSLDSKAASPNPLKTSGVLEPHHMLKKVSHEEERSNFSAVTIVDIDRTMKKYADNLLHALEGVSSRLSQLEDRTYHLENSVGELKLTIGNNNGSTDGKLRQFENTLREVQAGVQILRDKQEIVETQIQLAKLQVPKAEDVQSENADAGQADSRQQPTPPQQTIQLQNQAPPLSQPPAPLPALPAPTAPPPPPIQNQPPPHFPGHVPPPQVTSVSLALPAPAASSIAQEAYYAPSSQPTEATHQQFQAPPGPQPQAAQPPPPQHYQTPPQFTQYSQPPHPATVNPSAAPPPPVPQQPEEPAPYGPPAQSYPPNVRPPPPYMPPPSGPAAPFYGPNPGMYEAPPAVRPNSGPPPPYNAGYKPPGAGGFSDSYGYTGSPSHHGNAGMKQPSPFAPPGGSGGYGRLPTAQVLPQAAPVSSAPGGSSGTRVPIDDVIDKVATMGFSKEQVRATVRKLTENGQNVDLNMVLDKLMNDADTQPQRSCGDPTMYEAFWREVGDRAATVIRGWQAMSYFSDPDALCWFLEPEFEREVRRLHRVVGNAVVDGYHLVVGTGATQLYQAAMYALSSPARGDKPVPVVSPAPYYSSYPPQTDLQLSGFYRWAGDASTFAGGECIELVCSPNNPDGAVRESVMSSAAGAKPIHDLVYYWPQYTPITGRAAHDIMLFTVSKITGHAGTRLGWALVKDREVAKKMVYFVDRSTIGVSKDSQLRATKILSVVSDAYEAPPAGDGGAAVPRLFDFARRRMEERWRTLRATVAASGAFSLPEEIAGYCDFNKQTVAACPAFAWLRCEKEDVEDCAEFLAGHKIVARGGKQFGGDARCVRINMLDRDQVFDMLVQRLSAIN; this comes from the exons ATGAACGCGTCGCAGTTCATGGACAAGCAGATCCAGGGCCTCGcggcctccggcgccgccgcgtcctcgccgccggcatccGGCGGCCTGGTCGATCTGATGAGCCCCGACccgcaggaggaggcggagagccACGCGCACCGCCCCCACCACGGCGAGGTGCTGCCCAGCTACGACTTCCAGCCCATCCGCCCCGCCAGtagcgccagcgccagcgccatcCCCGTTGGCTCGGCCCCTGCGGTGGGCGCCTGGGGCTCGCTCGACTCCAAAGCCGCGTCTCCCAACCCCCTCAAG ACTTCTGGTGTATTGGAGCCTCATCACATGCTAAAGAAAGTTAGCCATGAAGAAGAGAGGAGCAACTTTAGTGCAGTCACTATAGTGGATATCGATCGTACCATGAAGAAATATGCTGACAATCTTCTACATGCACTTGAAGGTGTAAGCTCAAGGCTTTCACAGCTGGAGGACAGAACGTACCATCTTGAGAACTCTGTTGGTGAGCTGAAGTTAACCATTGGGAACAACAATGGAAGTACTGATGGAAAACTGAGGCAATTTGAGAACACACTGCGTGAG GTTCAAGCAGGTGTGCAGATTTTGCGTGACAAGCAGGAAATTGTTGAGACCCAGATCCAGCTTGCAAAGCTCCAAGTTCCCAAAGCAGAAGATGTTCAATCAGAAAATGCTGATGCTGGGCAGGCAGACTCACGGCAGCAGCCAACTCCACCCCAGCAAACCATTCAATTGCAGAACCAAGCCCCTCCCCTTTCCCAACCACCAGCACCGCTGCCTGCTCTTCCTGCTCCAaccgcgccacctccgcctccaatTCAAAACCAACCTCCACCCCACTTCCCTGGCCATGTACCACCTCCCCAGGTTACATCAGTCTCACTTGCTCTGCCAGCACCTGCAGCGTCGTCCATAGCACAGGAAGCTTATTATGCCCCATCGTCACAGCCAACTGAGGCCACCCACCAGCAATTCCAAGCTCCACCAGGTCCGCAGCCTCAGGCGGCACAGCCTCCACCACCCCAGCATTACCAAACCCCACCTCAGTTTACTCAATATTCTCAACCTCCCCATCCTGCAACTGTTAACCCCTCAGCTGCACCTCCACCCCCAGTGCCCCAGCAACCTGAAGAGCCAGCACCGTATGGCCCTCCTGCTCAGAGCTATCCACCAAATGTCCGCCCACCGCCTCCTTACATGCCACCCCCTAGCGGACCTGCTGCTCCTTTCTACGGGCCAAACCCTGGCATGTATGAGGCTCCTCCTGCTGTCAGGCCAAACTCCGGGCCACCACCGCCCTATAATGCTGGATACAAACCACCAGGTGCAGGTGGTTTCTCCGATTCTTATGGTTACACCGGGTCTCCGTCCCACCATGGTAACGCTGGAATGAAGCAGCCCTCGCCCTTTGCCCCTCCCGGGGGAAGCGGCGGCTATGGCAGGCTCCCCACAGCTCAGGTGCTGCCCCAAGCCGCACCAGTCAGCTCTGCACCAGGTGGCTCCTCCGGCACCAGAGTGCCCATCGACGACGTGATCGACAAGGTGGCCACGATGGGGTTCTCGAAAGAGCAGGTCAGGGCGACAGTGCGCAAGCTGACCGAGAACGGGCAGAACGTGGACCTGAACATGGTGCTCGACAAGCTGATGAACGATGCCGACACCCAGCCTCAGAGGAGCTG CGGCGATCCGACGATGTATGAGGCGTTCTGGCGGGAGGTCGGGGACCGCGCGGCGACGGTGATCCGGGGGTGGCAGGCGATGAGCTACTTCTCCGACCCCGACGCGCTCTGCTGGTTCCTCGAGCCGGAGTTCGAGCGCGAGGTGCGCCGGCTCCACCGCGTCGTCGGCAACGCCGTGGTCGACGGCTACCACCTCGTCGTCGGCACCGGCGCCACCCAACTCTACCAGGCCGCCATGTACGCGctcagctcgccggcgcgcggggaCAAGCCCGTCCCCGTCGTCTCGCCGGCGCCGTACTACTCC TCGTATCCGCCGCAGACGGATCTCCAGCTCTCGGGGTTTTACCGCTGGGCCGGTGACGCCAGCAcgttcgccggcggcgagtgCATCGAGCTCGTCTGCTCGCCCAACAACCCCGACGGCGCCGTCCGCGAGTCCGTCatgagctccgccgccggtgccaagcCGATCCACGACCTGGTCTACTACTGGCCGCAGTACACGCCCATCACCGGGCGCGCCGCCCACGACATCATGCTCTTCACCGTGTCCAAGATCACCGGCCACGCCGGCACGAGGCTCGG GTGGGCGCTGGTGAAGGACCGCGAGGTGGCGAAGAAGATGGTCTACTTCGTCGACCGGAGCACCATCGGCGTGTCCAAGGACTCGCAGCTGCGCGCCACCAAGATCCTCAGCGTCGTCTCCGACGCCTACGAGGCCCcaccggccggcgacggcggcgctgctgtGCCCCGCCTCTTTGACTTCGCGCGGCGGCGCATGGAGGAGCGCTGGCGCACCCTGCGCGCCACCGTGGCGGCCTCCGGCGCCTTCAGCCTGCCGGAGGAGATCGCCGGCTACTGCGACTTCAACAAGCAAACCGTGGCAGCTTGTCCTG CGTTCGCGTGGCTTCGGTGCGAGAAGGAAGACGTGGAGGACTGCGCCGAGTTCCTCGCCGGCCACAAGATCGTGGCTCGCGGCGGGAAGCAGTTCGGAGGAGACGCGCGGTGCGTCAGGATCAACATGCTGGACAGGGACCAAGTGTTCGACATGCTCGTGCAGCGCCTCTCCGCCATAAACTGA
- the LOC101786019 gene encoding LRR receptor-like serine/threonine-protein kinase: MGLGVMMSRRSKWRAAEAALPMACAWLLLCVGCAVAVDEQGAALLAWKATLRGGDALADWKPSDASPCPWTGVACDANGGVTELSLQFVDLFGGVPANLTALGATLSRLVLTGANLTGPIPPALGELPALAHLDLSNNALTGPIPAGLCRQGSKLETLYLNSNRLEGALPDAIGNLTALRELIIYDNQLAGRIPAAIGRMASLEVLRGGGNKNLQGALPTEIGNCSRLTMIGLAETSITGPLPASLGRLKNLTTLAIYTALLSGPIPPELGQCTSLENIYLYENALSGSIPAQLGGLRKLTNLLLWQNQLVGIIPPELGSCPGLTVVDLSLNGLTGHIPASFGNLSSLQQLQLSVNKISGTVPPELARCTNLTDLELDNNQLTGSIPAVLGGLPSLRMLYLWANQLTGTIPPELGRCESLEALDLSNNALTGPIPRSLFGLPRLSKLLLINNNLSGELPPEIGNCTSLVRFRVSGNHIAGAIPAEIGKLGNLSFLDLGSNRLSSALPAEISGCRNLTFVDLHDNAIAGELPPGLFQDLLSLQYLDLSYNVIGGTLPSDIGMLTSLTKLILSGNRLSGPVPPEIGSCTRLQLLDVGGNSLSGKIPGSIGKIPGLEIALNLSCNSFTGTIPSEFAGLVRLGVLDVSHNQLSGDLQTLSALQNLVALNISFNGFTGRLPETAFFAKLPTSDVEGNPALCLSRCAGDAGDRERDARRAARVAMAVLLSALAVLLVAAALILFGRRRRAVRAGGEDKDGGEMSPPWNVTLYQKLEIGVADVARSLTPANVIGQGWSGAVYRASLPSSGVTVAVKRFRSCDEASAEAFACEVGVLPRVRHRNIVRLLGWAANRRTRLLFYDYLPNGTLGGLLHGGSAGGTPVVEWEVRLAIAVGVAEGLAYLHHDCVPGIIHRDVKAENILLGERYEACLADFGLARFADEGANSSPPPFAGSYGYIAPEYGCMTKITTKSDVYSFGVVLLEMITGRRPLDPSFGEGQSVVQWVRDHLCRKREPMEVIDARLQGRPDAQVQEMLQALGIALLCASPRPEDRPMMKDVAALLRGIQHDDGIEARKAGGGGGAEAEAGVGKWADPKQPISPTKLMALAQPAQAQAQARESSGSQSLLKNREG; encoded by the exons ATGGGTCTTGGCGTTATGATGAGTAGGAGAAGCAaatggcgggcggcggaggcggcgctgccCATGGCGTGCGCGTGGCTGCTGCTGTGCGTGGgctgcgccgtcgccgtggaCGAGCAGGGCGCGGCGCTGCTGGCGTGGAAGGCCACGCTGCGGGGCGGCGACGCGCTGGCCGACTGGAAGCCGAGCGACGCGTCGCCGTGCCCGTGGACCGGCGTGGCGTGCGACGCCAACGGGGGCGTCACGGAGCTCAGCCTGCAGTTCGTCGACCTCTTCGGCGGCGTTCCGGCCAACCTCACCGCCCTGGGCGCCACGCTGTCCCGGCTCGTCCTCACCGGCGCGAACCTGACGGGGCCTATCCCGCCGGCGCTCGGAGAGCTGCCGGCGCTAGCGCACCTCGACCTCAGCAACAATGCGCTGACGGGGCCGATACCGGCGGGGCTGTGCCGGCAGGGGAGCAAGCTCGAGACGCTGTACCTCAACTCCAACCGCCTGGAGGGCGCCCTCCCGGACGCCATCGGCAACCTCACGGCTCTCCGTGAGCTCATCATCTACGACAACCAGCTCGCCGGCAGGATACCGGCGGCCATCGGGCGGATGGCCAGCCTCGAGgtgctccgcggcggcggcaacaagAACCTCCAGGGCGCGCTCCCCACGGAGATCGGCAACTGCTCCCGGCTCACCATGATCGGCCTCGCCGAGACCAGCATCACCGGGCCGCTGCCGGCGAGCCTCGGCCGCCTCAAGAACCTCACCACGCTGGCCATCTACACGGCGCTGCTCTCTGGGCCGATACCGCCGGAGCTCGGCCAGTGCACAAGCCTCGAGAACATCTACCTCTACGAGAACGCGCTGTCCGGGTCCATCCCGGCACAGCTCGGCGGGCTCAGGAAGCTCACCAACCTGCTACTGTGGCAGAACCAGCTCGTCGGTAtcatcccgccggagctcgggtCGTGTCCCGGGCTCACCGTGGTGGACCTGTCGCTCAACGGGCTCACCGGCCACATCCCGGCGTCGTTCGGTAACCTGTCGtcgctgcagcagctgcagctcagcGTGAACAAGATCTCCGGCACGGTGCCGCCGGAGCTCGCCCGGTGCACCAACCTCACCGACCTCGAGCTCGACAACAACCAGCTCACCGGCAGCATCCCCGCAGTGCTCGGCGGCCTCCCGTCGCTGCGCATGCTCTACCTCTGGGCCAACCAGCTGACGGGCAccatcccgccggagctcggccGGTGTGAGAGCCTCGAAGCGCTCGACCTGTCCAACAACGCGCTGACGGGGCCCATCCCGCGGTCGCTCTTCGGGCTGCCGCGGCTGTCCAAACTGCTGCTCATCAACAACAACCTGTCCGGCGAGTTGCCGCCGGAGATCGGCAACTGCACGTCCCTCGTCCGGTTCCGGGTGAGCGGCAACCACATCGCCGGCGCCATACCGGCCGAGATAGGCAAGCTTGGGAATCTCAGCTTCCTTGATCTCGGTTCGAACCGGCTGTCCAGCGCTCTGCCGGCGGAGATATCCGGGTGCCGGAATCTCACCTTCGTCGACCTCCACGACAATGCtatcgccggcgagctgccgccGGGGCTGTTCCAGGACTTGCTCTCGCTCCAATACCTCGACCTCTCCTACAACGTCATCGGCGGCACTCTCCCTTCGGACATCGGCATGCTCACCTCGCTCACGAAGCTCATTCTCAGCGGCAACCGGCTGTCTGGGCCGGTACCACCGGAGATTGGTTCGTGCAcccggctccagctcctcgaCGTCGGCGGCAATTCACTTTCCGGCAAGATTCCTGGTAGCATCGGCAAGATCCCGGGGTTGGAGATCGCTCTGAACCTCAGCTGCAACAGCTTCACCGGCACAATCCCGTCAGAGTTCGCCGGGCTTGTGAGGCTCGGGGTGCTCGACGTGTCACACAACCAGCTCTCTGGTGATCTCCAGACGCTCTCCGCCCTCCAGAACCTCGTGGCGCTCAACATATCCTTCAACGGCTTCACCGGCCGGTTGCCGGAGACGGCGTTCTTCGCGAAGCTGCCCACGAGCGACGTCGAGGGCAACCCGGCGCTGTGCCTCTCCCGGTGCGCGGGCGACGCCGGCGACCGCGAGCGcgacgcgcgccgcgccgctcgcgtCGCGATGGCCGTGCTGCTGTccgccctcgccgtcctcctcgtgGCCGCGGCGCTCATTCTCttcggccggcgccggcgcgccgtgcgggccggcggcgaggacaaGGACGGCGGCGAGATGTCGCCACCGTGGAACGTGACGCTGTACCAGAAGCTGGAGATCGGCGTCGCGGACGTTGCGCGCAGCCTGACGCCGGCGAACGTCATCGGGCAGGGGTGGTCCGGCGCGGTGTACCGCGCGAGCCTCCCGTCGAGCGGCGTCACCGTCGCCGTCAAGAGGTTCCGGTCATGCGACGAGGCGTCCGCGGAGGCGTTCGCGTGCGAGGTCGGCGTGCTGCCCCGGGTGCGCCACCGCAACATCGTCCGGCTGCTTGGGTGGGCGGCCAACCGCCGCACGCGCCTCCTGTTCTACGACTACCTCCCGAACGGCACCCTGGGGGGCCTGCTCCACGGCGGTAGCGCCGGCGGCACCCCCGTGGTGGAGTGGGAGGTGCGGCTGGCgatcgccgtcggcgtcgccgaGGGCCTCGCGTACCTCCACCACGACTGCGTGCCGGGCATTATCCACCGCGACGTCAAGGCCGAGAACATCCTTCTCGGGGAGCGCTACGAGGCGTGCCTCGCCGACTTCGGCCTGGCCAGGTTCGCCGACGAGGGCGCCaactcgtcgccgccgccgttcgccggATCCTACGGCTACATCGCTCCGG AGTACGGGTGCATGACCAAGATCACGACgaagagcgacgtgtacagcttcggcgtggtGCTGCTGGAGATGATCAccgggcggcggccgctggACCCGTCGTTCGGCGAGGGGCAGAGCGTGGTGCAGTGGGTGCGGGACCACCTCTGCCGGAAGCGGGAGCCCATGGAGGTCATCGACGCGAGGCTGCAGGGCCGACCGGACGCGCAGGTGCAGGAGATGCTGCAGGCCCTAGGCATCGCGCTGCTCTGCGCCAGCCCGCGGCCCGAGGACCGGCCGATGATGAAGGacgtggcggcgctgctgcgcGGCATCCAGCACGACGACGGCATCGAGGCACGGaaagccggaggcggcggcggagcggaagCAGAGGCGGGAGTGGGGAAATGGGCCGACCCGAAGCAGCCCATTTCGCCGACGAAGTTGATGGCTTTGGCCCAGCCAGCCCAAGCTCAAGCCCAGGCCCGGGAAAGTTCAGGGTCACAGAGCCTGCTCAAGAACCGGGAGGGATGA
- the LOC111256722 gene encoding LOW QUALITY PROTEIN: uncharacterized protein LOC111256722 (The sequence of the model RefSeq protein was modified relative to this genomic sequence to represent the inferred CDS: inserted 3 bases in 2 codons; deleted 2 bases in 1 codon) → MLANKFVVIMGATGMGKTKLSIDVACKVIGGEVINADKMQIYAELDITTNKVSMHDRCGIPHHLIIGVVPATTHDFXIVRRNLMPVVVGGPNSLIHRLLVDYFDSSLANPFXFLPIIGHPCDFNASCFLWIHANELVLNEYLNHRVDDMVDVDLVKELKDYFDASSNYGCDCCSSHYHEIAQENVHFDLVEAAEAAAQAAIQPATGQAAAAAVGQAAGAVGGQVGGAAGQQPRLAMRWTNVMSAFVLRRFCQLISTGVKTDKGFKEVHLNQVAKAVHEFSGNEDNFMITLKDDHYKGHIKAHPKDANLLNKPIENYQQM, encoded by the exons ATGTTGGCTAATAAGTTCGTGGTAATAATGGGTGCTACGGGCATGGGTAAGACGAAGCTATCAATTGATGTGGCC TGCAAGGTAATTGGTGGTGAGGTGATCAATGCCGACAAGATGCAAATTTATGCCGAACTTGATATTACCACCAATAAGGTGAGTATGCATGATCGATGTGGTATTCCTCATCACCTTATTATTGGAGTCGTTCCTGCCACTACTCATGACTT CATTGTAAGGCGTAATCTCATGCCAGTCGTTGTAGGTGGACCCAACTCACTCATACATAGACTCCTTGTTGATTACTTTGATTCCTCACTTGCTAATCCTT TGTTCTTGCCAATTATTGGCCATCCTTGTGATTTCAATGCTAGCTGCTTCCTTTGGATCCATGCTAATGAATTGGTTCTCAATGAATATCTCAATCACCGTGTTGACGACATGGTGGATGTTGATTTGGTCAAGGAGCTGAAGGATTATTTTGATGCATCTAGCAATTATGGGTGCGATTG CTGCTCTAGTCACTACCAT GAGATAGCACAAGAGAATGTTCACTTTGACTTGGTTGAGGCTGCTGAAGCTGCTGCCCAAGCTGCTATCCAGCCTGCTACTGGCcaggctgctgccgctgctgttgGCCAGGCTGCTGGCGCTGTTGGTGGCCAGGTTGGTGGTGCTGCTGGGCAGCAGCCAAGGCTTGCAATGAGATGGACCAATGTGATGTCTGCATTTGTGCTTCGCCGCTTCTGCCAGCTGATCTCCACTGGTGTGAAAACTGACAAAGGGTTTAAGGAAGTGCACTTGAACCAAGTTGCCAAGGCTGTGCATGAGTTCTCAGGCAATGAG GACaacttcatgatcactttgAAGGATGACCACTACAAGGGGCATATCAAG GCACACCCAAAGGATGCTAATCTGTTGAACAAGCCAATAGAGAACTACCAGCAGATGTAG
- the LOC101786679 gene encoding trafficking protein particle complex subunit 6B, whose translation MVREVAESCVDGVVMEMVAAYCGRFYAAKPELAARRIEAIGFQVGHQLSERYTMERPRFSDHLEAIKFICKDFWSELFKKQIDNLKTNHRGTFVLQDNRFRWLTRVSLDPPAESTDATDNDSAPLGDTAAQTTSMLLYFPCGLIRGALTNLGISCSVSADMSNLPACSFVVRIKT comes from the exons ATGGTCCGGGAGGTGGCCGAGAGCTGCGTCGACGGGGTGGTCATGGAGATGGTAGCGGCCTACTGCGGCCGCTTCTACGCCGCCAAGCCCGAGCTCGCGGCCCGCCGCATCGAGGCCATCGGCTTCCAGGTCGGTCACCAGCTCTCCGAGAG ATATACCATGGAGCGCCCTCGATTTAGTGATCATCTTGAAGCAATCAAATTTATCTGCAAAGACTTTTGGTCTGAACTATTCAAAAAGCAGATTGATAATCTTAAAACAAATCACAGG GGTACCTTTGTCCTTCAAGATAACCGTTTTCGGTGGCTTACTCGTGTTTCTCTAGATCCACCTGCAGAGAGCACTGATGCAACTGACAATGACTCTGCACCATTGGGTGATACTGCAGCCCAAACAACAAGCATGCTTCTGTATTTTCCATGCGGGTTGATAAGAGGTGCCTTGACCAACTTAGGAATTTCATGTTCCGTCTCTGCAGATATGTCAAACCTTCCAGCAT GTTCCTTTGTGGTGCGCATAAAGACATGA